The Streptomyces sp. NBC_01439 genome contains the following window.
AGCGGTCGCCGGCGACGCCCACCAGCAGGGTCCAGCGGGACGCCACCAGGTCGAGCGTGGAAACCCCGTTGATCCACGCGTGGGGCACGCGTGAACCCGGCGATCCGTCCAGCACCAGGTCCACGGTGGAGGGCAGTTGTGGCCGCGGGTCGATGACGGCGGCCGAGTCGTACCTCTGGCCGAGGTGCACGACCGGCGCCGCCCACACCCCTGCCGCCGCCCTGGCGGCGTCGGCCTCGGGACCGCGTCCCCAGTGCAACTGCGGGTCGGCGAGCCGGCGCATCGCCTGGTCCAGGGTGGCCGCAGCGACCGGTTCGCGTTCCTGCGCGTAGGTGTCGAGCAGCCCGGCACCGGCCTCGCCGCGGTGGACGGCAGCCAGCTTCCAGGCCAGGTTGTGTGCGTCGGCGACCCCGGTGTTGAGGCCGAACGCGCCCATGGGCGACACGGTGTGTGCGGCGTCGCCCACGAGGAAGACGCGGCCGACGGCGAAGCTTTCGGCCGCTGCGCTGCGGGGCCGCCACGGGAGTACGCTGCGCACCTCGACGTCGAGGTCGAGATCGCCGACCGCCTGCCGGACGACCGCGGCGCAGTGTTCGTGTGTGAAGTCCTCGGGGCGTTCGCCGGCGTCGACGTCGCAGGGAGCGTGGAAGACCCAGTTCGTCTCGCCGTCCACCGTGGCCAGCAGGCCGGGGGCCAGTGGTGTGGTGATCGTGCAGGTGGCGAAGGACATGCCCCGCAGGTGCGGTCGGAGGTCTGCGCGGAACAGGATGTTGATCATCGGCTTGCCCAGGTCGCCCGGCCCGGAGGTAACCACGCCGAGCGCGGTCCGCACGGTGCTGTGCGTGCCGTCGGCGGCGACCGCGCGCGTGCACCGTAGCCAGTAGCGGCCGTCGGGCCCCTCCAGTTCGGCGACGACCCCGTCGGCGTCCTGTGTGATGCCGACCAGTCGGGTCGACCAGCGCAGGTCCGCTCCGCGGCGTGCGAGGTCGGTTGCGACGACCGCGTCGAGCCGGTCCTGGGCGCAGACGCCGCGCAGCCTGAACGGGGTCACGTCCAGCTCGTCGGCGGAGGGGGTCGGCATGGGCACGGTCACGACGTCGCCCGCGCCCATCTCGACGACGGTCCGTGCCACGGCCTTGCCAGCGGCGCCCCGGAGGTCGACCGCGGCGGCGTCGACTGCGGTGTCGAGTCCGAGTTCGCGCAGGATTTCAACGGTGCGCGGTCCGACGCCGGTGGCGCGTGGGTGGACCGACGGCCCGGACCGTCGTTCGACGAGCACCGTGGGGACGCCGTGGTGGGTGAGCAGTGCTGCGGCGATCAGGCCGACGCTGCCGCCTCCGACCACGAGCACCGGAACTTCTGGGCACATTGTTTCCGTCATGGCTACACCGTAGCCAGACGGTAGGATGGGGGTCAACGAGGAAAGGACCCGTCCCGATGACCGAACCCGTTCCCTCGTCGGTGTGGACCCGGCCGCGTCCCGAGCCGCGTCGACGCGCGCCCGGGGTGGACCAGTACGTGGCGGCCGCGCTGGCCGTCGCGGACGCGGAGGGATTGGCGGCAGTGTCGATGCGGCGGGTCGCAGGTGATCTCGGCTCCGGGACCGCCTCGCTGTACCGGTACATCACCAACCGCGACGAGCTGGTGGACCTGATGGTCGACGCGGCGCAGGGCGAGGCTCCGCTTCCCGAGTCCACTGAGGACTGGCGTGCCGGCCTGGGGGCGGTCGCGCACGCGTTGCGTGCGACGCTGTTGCGGCACCCTTGGTTGGCGGGTGAACTGGCGGGGAGGCCCGCGCTCGGCCCCAACTCGTTGCGGCGGTCGGAGTCCGCGCTGCGCGCCGCCGTCGCACTCACGCCCGACATCACCCTGGCCTCGCAGGCACTGGGCGCCGTGCACGCGTACGTACTGGGTTCGGTCGCCGCCCAGCAGGCCCTTCGACGTGCGGAGCAGCGCACCGGGCTCAGCGAGGAGGAGTGGCAGCGCAGCGTCGGCCCGTACATCAGCGAGGTCCTCGCGGCCGGCGAACACCCGATGCTCGCCCGCCGTGTTCTCGAAGCCGAGGAACTCGACCCCGACGTCGAGTTCGCGTTCGGCCTGGACTGCGTGCTCGACGGGCTTTCGGCCCGGCTGGTTCGCTGAGCATCCGGCGTGGCCGCGCACTGGAAGAACAGTCCTGAAGTGTTCGTGCTCGCTCTTCGACGTCATGGGCTTGACCCGGATGCGATCGACGACGTTGCACGGGCATGGTCTGCGTTCCAGGAGTTCGTCCAGCTGCCGGTCGACGGGATTGAGCCTGCACGGGACGACGGCGACGGGTTCATCGTGCAGTGGGGTAGATGGAGTTGGAATGGGGACCGCCCCGCACTGGTCTTCACCAGGCAGTTCGCGGTCCGCGACGAGGATGACCAGGATGACGAGTTCTGGCAGCCGCAGCGCTGGAGCGTAGAGCTCGAACTGTTCTTTGCCGACTCTCCGGCCTGGGCCGACCTGGACGATACGGCCCGGGCCGACAGCATGGGTTTCGACTTCGCCCCCATCGGTCATGAACGTGCCGCAGCACTGGCCCGGATCGCCACGTTCGTCGAAACGCTTCCGCAGGTCAGCGCGATGTGGCAGGCGATCCCGGTGGGTAGCGCCCTCGGGCTGGAGCGCGCGGACTGATCTGCCGGCAAACCCCCGCCAGCTGAGCGCGTCACGACCGCGGCGGCCGGGTCCGGGGTTCGCAGCGGATGCCCAACGATGGCGCTCTGCGCCTCCGCCGGAGCGACAGGCGCACCCGGGGGGGGTGGGCAGTGGCGGGATCACCGGCAGGCGATCGCCACGATCGCTTTCACGTACCGCACCGGAACGCCGTGGATGGACCTGCCCGAGCACTTCAGGTCGCGGAACGGCGATGCGTTCACCATCGCCTGCAGATCCGGGCGACCGACGACACAGGTGCGAAGGCATTCACCGCTCTGCTCGCCCCGGGCCGGGTCATTGCGATGTCGCGGCAGACCCGGGCAACCCACCCAGAACGAAGCCCGACGTGGTCCTAGCTGACAAGGCCTGTCCTTCGCACGCGACACCACAGCCGTCTTCGTCTGATCAGCAAGCCGACCAGATAACGGGGCTGCCTACACCCATCCATCGTCGAGGTGGATCGTCCAGGTATCTCCCACTACCCGGTTCAGTTCGACCAAGGCCGCAACCTCTGCGATGACTCCCGGCGCGTCGGACAGTCGCAACGGGGAGTCCGGAACACCCTGCCGGGTGTAGGTCGGCAACTCACCGTTGCAAGAGAAGGCGTGAATCGGCAAGGGGCCACGGCCGAACCATGTAGGTCGGTGCTCCTCGGCCCACAGGGATGCGGCGTCAACGCGGTCCCTATGCGCAAGCAGGCGCTCGGGAGCAGGCCCGTCGCAGAAGTGCACGAGGAACCCCCCGGCGTCTACGGCCCACCAATCCCATGTGAATCCGGGTCTGGGGTGCCGCAGGATGGTCGCCATGTCAGCACCCTATCCAGGCCGGTTCGTCCACCGGGCCGTTGAGACACCGGTGTCGGTACCGAGCGGCAGGTGATGTCACCGAGGCCCGGCCCCTGTCTGGCCGACCGACCCGGAATTCGGTCTCAGCCGGCCACCGCGCCAGGATCGACGATCACGTGGTACTCGCCGTCCGTGACGTAGGAAACAGCGGTGGCGGCACCCCGTAGCTGGCAGGGCGAACTTTCACCAGTGGCCCGGCCGCTCACGCGGCCACACGGCCACGCGCCGCCGCGGGGCCGAGTACCCAGACCCCCGGGTGTGACCTACGGAGAGTCTTGAAGTTCGTCCTCTCGAAGTTCCACGATCACGAGCGTGCCCCAGCTGTCTGGGCCGACCGCATGGATTGCACCTGCCGGAATCATGTAGAGCTCGCCTGCACGTACCGAGATCGACCGACCGCCGACTTCGAGTTGGAGCTGTCCATCGAGGACGAGCAGAGCCTCGGCGGCTGCATGGCTCTCGGGCTCAACGGGCATTTCATCCATCCTCAGCACCTTCACACAGGCGGTACCCACCTCCCCCAGCACAAGCGAACGCCACCCTCCCGGGAGATCCCTTGCGGTGTCCATCAGATTGATCAAGGTCACGACACACTTCTCCTTCTCGGCCCGGCATACCGTCCACCGACCCCGCTTCGAATGACTAGAAGCTATGCGACCTGCACCGATAGCAGGTCGACCGATTGGTAAAGCATGGTGCCGCAGAGCTGTTGCCCCTCCGCGCCCCCGGGGCCACTCCAACCAAGCCCCCCGCCATCCGAGCATGACGCATCATCAGGAACATGAGGAACCTCCCCTGCCCGAGGCCACCGACCAGCACGACACGACCACCATCAAGGTCGAGCAGTACGGACGACACGGTGCCCGACCTACCCCGGTCGTGCGTCGTAGTCCAGCAGCCCGAGGAGCACGTCCAGCGTCTGGTCCACACCTGGAACAACATCGGCCCGCGTCGAAGATGGCCGGGGTGCACGGTCGCGTTGTTCCCCAGGTGCTCGTGGTGGGGGGCGCCTGTTTCATGGCTCAGATCCCGAAAGCCTGGGGAAATGTGCGCCCCCACGCCTTCTCCCCCGCTCCGTCGTGCCCGTACCGCGCCGGCGTCCGAACGGCACGGACCGCGCTGGTCCGCGCCTGGTCCGTGCCTGGTCCGGCCCGGGCGACAAGGCACCCTCTAGGTGGGGGCTTTGATGCCGGGGTCGACGGGCCGCTTGTAGTACCGCCACGGGAACCAGCCCGCGCCGACCGGGATCCATCCTTCTGATTCCAGCCGTCGGTGTCGTGCGGGGGAAGGAAGGGTTACCCGGTAGTGCTCCCAGGGATGGCCGGACGCCTCCACCTCGTGGAAGAAGGGGCCGTAGCCGACCATGTGCCAGCCGTCACGGCCGGCCTCCTCCAAGGCGGCCATCTCGTTGAACGCGGTCAACCCGCTGAGGGTGCGGCGCCTGGGGGAGTTCGACCCCCCGCCGGGCGGTGCCGACGGGGGCGCGCCCACCCCCTTTCCCGCGAAGCGCTGCTGGGCGGCCTGGCGGCTCACCCCCAGGACGCGGCCCACCGTGTCCCAGCTGTGGCCGGCGGCCCTGGCGCCCTGAACGGCCTCGCGCAGCAGCCGGCTCGCCTCCTCGGCGCCGACGCGCGAGGCGTCCACCAGGCGCAGGTAGCCGTGGGCGTCGTGTTCGAGGGAGTCGGCAAGCCCCTCGGGGGCGCCGAGGACCGATGCGGCGATGCCCTCCCGGATCCGGTCCATCTCCACCGGGTGGAGCAGGGGTTCGCCGCTCATCGACGCAGCCCGGCGAGGGGTTCGAGGGCGTCGAGGACCGCCGCGTCGTGGCGCTCCCGCTCGGCCGAGTCGCGGGCCGCCGCCCGGGCTGCCAGTCCGGCCGTGCAGGCGATGAGTACGAGGCCCACGACGATCAGGGCGACGGTCACCGCGGTGCCGAGCCGGCCGCCGAAGACCACCGTCATGGCCGGCAGGCTCACGGCGAGCGGCAACACGGCGGCCATGGACGGGGTGGCAGGGAAGAGGTCCCGGTGCTGGGCCTTCAACTTCAAGATCGACATGCGTCAAGGAAACCTTGACATGATCGACTTGTCAAGGATTCCTTGACAACCGTGTCGCGCCATGGCGAGACGGACGGAGACAAGGACGCACCCATGGCACAGCTCACCTCGCAGGATGACCTGGCCGGGCTCTACGACCATGATCTCGAAGCCCATTTCGACACCGGCCAGCTGCGGGAGGGCCTGGCGGGCATCGTCTCCGCTACCGAACTCGACAGGATCACCGCCGCGGTCGACGCGACGGGCGACAAGACCGTCAGCTACGAGACGGCCACGACGCGACTCAAGTCGAACGGGTGAGCCCGTGGAGCAAGAGTGGCGACCCCGTCGTGATGGCCTCGCCCTGACGCCCCTGTCGTAGCCGCGTGCGAGGGTTCCTCACGGCCGCGGTCACATCGTCGAACCTTCGCTCGGTGCCACCCTGCGACCCGCCGGCCTACCGCTGCCCCGGAGCTCCGGCGTCGTCGCAGGGCGCGTACGCCGCCGTCCGGGGGATCCGGCGCTCTGGTCCCCGACGGGCGAGCGCTCCCCCGAACGGGCGGCTCGACGGGCATGGGCTCCCGAACGGCCTGACGATCGGTGCGGGAACACACGACGGGAGCCGACCAAGGATGCCGAACACCGCCGGTTGCTCGAGGAGGGCGCGCACCGCCCTGTCAGGCGTGCTGGTCCTCGCCGGGGTCGTCGTGAGCGGGTGCAGCGACGGGGCCCGCGATGCCGGGCAGGGGCCGGGGGCCGGGCCTCGCCCACAGGCGGCGCGCTCCGGCAGGGTCACCGTCGTCTACGAGACCCGCACGGTCAAACCGGAGGATCGGGAGGCCGTGGCACTGATCCGGAACTCGCGTGTGCTGGAGCGGTCGGCCGACTGGGTGAACAGGGCACTCACCCTCCCGCACGACATGGTCGTGAAGGTCACCGCCGACGTGCCGCCCGGGGTCACCGACGCCGTCACCCAGCCCGACGGAAGGACGATCTTCATCCCGCCGGCGTTCCTGACGGAGATCGAGAAGGCCCTCGCCGACGTCGTGAAGACCGTCGAACGGCCCGCTCCGTTCCCGGCGTCCGAGTACAACACCGACGATCTGACCGTGCTGTCGACCGAGTTCATCTTCAACCACGAGATGGGCCACGCCCTGCAACGCCAGCTCCTCCTGGCCAACCTCGGCCTCGAAGAGGACGCCGCTGACGGCTACGCGTCCTTCTACACCGTCAACGAGGTCGGACCGGGCCCGTCGCTGGCCGCCGCGATCCTCTTCGACGAGATCGCCCGCAAGGAAGGCCGGCCGACCCTGGAGGGCATGTCGAGCGACCACCCCGTCACCCAGCAGCGGGCCTTCAACTTCCTGTGTTACCTGGAGGGCAGCGACCCGAAGAAGTACCAGCGGTCGCTG
Protein-coding sequences here:
- a CDS encoding FAD-dependent monooxygenase, which codes for MTETMCPEVPVLVVGGGSVGLIAAALLTHHGVPTVLVERRSGPSVHPRATGVGPRTVEILRELGLDTAVDAAAVDLRGAAGKAVARTVVEMGAGDVVTVPMPTPSADELDVTPFRLRGVCAQDRLDAVVATDLARRGADLRWSTRLVGITQDADGVVAELEGPDGRYWLRCTRAVAADGTHSTVRTALGVVTSGPGDLGKPMINILFRADLRPHLRGMSFATCTITTPLAPGLLATVDGETNWVFHAPCDVDAGERPEDFTHEHCAAVVRQAVGDLDLDVEVRSVLPWRPRSAAAESFAVGRVFLVGDAAHTVSPMGAFGLNTGVADAHNLAWKLAAVHRGEAGAGLLDTYAQEREPVAAATLDQAMRRLADPQLHWGRGPEADAARAAAGVWAAPVVHLGQRYDSAAVIDPRPQLPSTVDLVLDGSPGSRVPHAWINGVSTLDLVASRWTLLVGVAGDRWLTAATDLALPAHRITVPWLTDEGALLVRPDGIVAMRATVAATDPARFLTEVLDQVLARPVPMPST
- a CDS encoding TetR/AcrR family transcriptional regulator C-terminal domain-containing protein, whose amino-acid sequence is MTEPVPSSVWTRPRPEPRRRAPGVDQYVAAALAVADAEGLAAVSMRRVAGDLGSGTASLYRYITNRDELVDLMVDAAQGEAPLPESTEDWRAGLGAVAHALRATLLRHPWLAGELAGRPALGPNSLRRSESALRAAVALTPDITLASQALGAVHAYVLGSVAAQQALRRAEQRTGLSEEEWQRSVGPYISEVLAAGEHPMLARRVLEAEELDPDVEFAFGLDCVLDGLSARLVR
- a CDS encoding cupin domain-containing protein, with translation MTLINLMDTARDLPGGWRSLVLGEVGTACVKVLRMDEMPVEPESHAAAEALLVLDGQLQLEVGGRSISVRAGELYMIPAGAIHAVGPDSWGTLVIVELREDELQDSP
- a CDS encoding DUF4344 domain-containing metallopeptidase, producing MPNTAGCSRRARTALSGVLVLAGVVVSGCSDGARDAGQGPGAGPRPQAARSGRVTVVYETRTVKPEDREAVALIRNSRVLERSADWVNRALTLPHDMVVKVTADVPPGVTDAVTQPDGRTIFIPPAFLTEIEKALADVVKTVERPAPFPASEYNTDDLTVLSTEFIFNHEMGHALQRQLLLANLGLEEDAADGYASFYTVNEVGPGPSLAAAILFDEIARKEGRPTLEGMSSDHPVTQQRAFNFLCYLEGSDPKKYQRSLVDSGYLPKTRAPLCPQAWAMLDYGWWTQLQPHFSAAFKARGDEEQKKAHARLITETQSLAKRIDEIRTGQ